The Winogradskyella schleiferi genome contains the following window.
AGTAGAGCAGCACAATTCCCTTCCGCAGGATCCAATGCCACCAAGTCTTGCTGCTTCTTGTCTAAAGCCGACTTGTTTCATCTCAATGCGTGTTCTGAATTCGCGAGCAAAGACCTTGATTAATTCCCTAAAATCGACACGTTCTTCAGCAGTATAGTAAAACGTCGCTTTGCTGCCATCGCCTTGAAATTCGATATCCGAAATTTTCATTTTCAGATTTAAATCAATAGCAAACTGACGTGCTTTTACCTTCATTGGTTCTTCTTTGTCTCTAGAAGCGGACCAAATATCAATATCCTTTTGTGTTGCCTTTCGGTAGATTTTCAGAACATTTTCTGCGTCGTCAAGCTTTACTTTTTTACGCTTCATTTGTACACGTACCAGTTCACCAGTAAGTGTAACCATGCCAATATCATGACCAGACTTTGCTTGTGTTGCCACAATATCTCCAATACTCAGTGTAAGGTTTTCGGTATTTTTATAATAGTGTTTTCTGCCGTTTTTAAAACGAACTTCAACGCCAATAAAGGGTTCTTGTCCATTTGGAAGCGACATGTTGGCTAACCAATCAAAAACAGTAAGTTTATTGCAGCTATCTGTGCCGCAAGTTCCGTTGTTTTTGCATCCTTTTGGTTGGCCATCTTTACCAGTTGTGCAACTGTTACAAGCCATAAAAAATTTATATATTAAATCTAAATCTTTAAAAAATTTAGATACAGGATTCGTAAATAATTAATGAGTAAAGATAAGATTATTTATTCAGAAAATTAATTGGACACTCGACTGAGATTTTAAATTAAACTTAAATACATTTAACTTTCTCATATTGTGATGATTACATATTTATGCTCACATTTTCAAATTTTTCCGATATAACTATGAACCAAAACATTAATTCATTATGAAAACTAAAATTACAACAATTGTATTAATGCTATTCTTTTTAAGTTTTAGCAGTGCTCAAAATCTCGGACTTCCATTGCAGGAAGGTGGTGAGCGTAATTCTGTCACAATTAAATCTCCATGTTTAACTATAGAACAAAGAGATGCGATTAAGCAAGAACTAAAATCTAATGTTGAAGCACTTCAACGTCAAAATAAGTTAGCTTATGATGCAAATACAGCAAGAGGAGGTCATCCACTTTTTATTTGGCCCGTTCAAAAAGCCAGCACTGTGACTTATAATGATGTCTGGTCAATTTCTGGTCATGTAGATCATAATTTGGCATTTAATAATAATCTCTTGGATTATAATGGAGGTACAAAAACTTATGATACTTCTGACTATAACCATCAAGGCCTCGACATATTTACTTGGCCATTTACTTGGCATTTAATGGAGACGGATGGAGTTGAAATTGTTGCAGCAGCTCCTGGTCAAATAATAGCAAAAGGCGATGGGAATTTTGATAAGAGTTGCAATTTTA
Protein-coding sequences here:
- a CDS encoding PSP1 domain-containing protein translates to MACNSCTTGKDGQPKGCKNNGTCGTDSCNKLTVFDWLANMSLPNGQEPFIGVEVRFKNGRKHYYKNTENLTLSIGDIVATQAKSGHDIGMVTLTGELVRVQMKRKKVKLDDAENVLKIYRKATQKDIDIWSASRDKEEPMKVKARQFAIDLNLKMKISDIEFQGDGSKATFYYTAEERVDFRELIKVFAREFRTRIEMKQVGFRQEAARLGGIGSCGRELCCSTWLTDFRSVSTSAARYQQLSLNPLKLAGQCGKLKCCLNYELDAYLDALKAFPKNDTKLYTEKGNAVCQKTDIFKGLLWYAYEGEWMNWHIITTDQANEIIEKNKKKEKVASLEEYAAEHIQDTKTEFENVVGQDSLTRFDGPKSNKKRKNNRNKKNNKNRNHKNKNGNTKNKSQNRNRKQKPKANSNAKKDS